The segment AGCGTCGGTCGGCACGTCGTTGGGCTCGTCCTCGATCGACTCGGCGTCGGCCTCGTACAGCGGCCTGGGGTCGGCGGTGAAGTCGGCCGCCGTACGCAGCTGGACACCTTCCGGCAGCGGCTGACGCGCGGGCAGTCCGGCCGTCAGGTCGAGGCGCTGGAAGGCCGAGGAACTGCCCGCCCGGTAGCCGCGCCTCTCGCCGAACGCGACCGAGCCGTCGTCGTCCAGGGCCCACACGTACACCGCGGTCGCGCCGAGCCCGGCGACATACTCCTCGCCCGCCGCGAGCAGGGTGGCGCCGACGCCCCGGCGGCGCTCCGCCGGATGCACGTTGACGTTGACGTAGGACTGACCGGGTGCGCCGCTGTCGTGGAACAGCCCCGTACGGGCGCAGCCGACGACCCGCCCGTCCAGCTCCGCGACGTAGAGCCGGTGACGCTGCCCGGCGGGCGCGTTCGCGGCGTTGAAGGCGATGACTTCCGGGGTGTTGGCCCCCATGTAGGGCAGCGCCGCCCTGACGACGCCGGAGACGCCCTCGGCGTCGCCGCCCCGGAACTCGCGCACGATCAAGGTCATGGCTCCGGACCCTACGTCACGGCCTCCGCCGGCCGCCGCTGAATTTCGGTGGCCGCCCGGCGCCCCCGTGCGTAAGGCTGTGGCCCATGAACGCCACCGAAACGGCCGACGTGCTCACCCCCGGAAGCGCGGTGACCGTCCGGCTCGTCAAGCACCCGCGCCCCGACGTCCGCTATCCCGCGACCGTCGTCGCCGACGACGGCACGCACGCCGTCGTACGCGCCCCCTGGGCCGGGTCCGCCAGCCGTGACTTCGGATTCGTCACCTTCGAGCAGGGCGACCTCTTCACCGAGCACTACTGGCGCGACCGCTGGTACTCCGTCAAGGAGGTCCGCGCCGCCGACGGCGCCCTGAAGGGCTGGTACTGCGACATCGCCCGCCCCGCCGTCGTCGACGGGGCCTCCGCCTCCCTCACCGTCGCCGACCTGGACCTCGACCTCTGGCTCTCCGCCGACCGGGCCACCGTCCTGCGCCTGGACGAGGACGAGTTCCTCGACAGCGGCCTCGACGCCCGCGACCCCGCCGCCGCCCGGCAGGCCCGCAGCGCCCTCGACGAGCTGGAGGAGCTGGCCCGCCGCGACGCGTTCGGTCCGCTGCTGAACCATGCCTCGCCTGAGGCCTTCTAGGGTGCGGCCCGTGGACTGGAGCCAATGGCACGACGACTACGACCTGCCGGATTCCAACCTCGCGCGACGGCTCCAGGCCGTCCGGGACCAGATCCGGCAGGCCCTGGATGCCTGCCCGCCGGGGCCGCTGCGCGTGGTGAGCGTGTGCGCGGGGCAAGGGCGCGATCTGCTCGGCGTCCTGCCGGAGCACCCGCGCAGGGAGGACGTCACCGCGCGTCTGGTCGAACTCGACCCGCGCAACGCGGCATCGGCGCGGCGCGCCGCCAGTGCGGCGGGCCTGCGCAAGGTCGAGGTCGTGGTGGGCGACGCCGCGCTGACGGGCAGCTACCGGGGCATGGTCCCGGCCGATCTGGTGCTGATGTGCGGGGTGTTCGGCAACATCACCGACGAGGACATCGAGCGCACCGTCGGACACTGCGCCCAGCTCTGCGCGCACGGCGCGACACTGGTGTGGACCCGGCACCGCAAGGCGCCGGACCTGGCGCCGCGGATCTGCGAGTGGCTGGAGGCGCGCGGCTTCGAGCGGCAGTGGCTGTCCGACCCGGGCGCCGGCTTCGGCGTCGGGGTGCACCGCTTCGCGGGAGAGCCCGAGCCGCTGGAGCCGTCGCCCGGCGCGCGCATGTTCACCTTCGTCGGATACGACGAGCTGCGCAGGCGCCGGACGGGCTGAAACAGCCCGTCCGGCGCCTCAGGACGCGAGGCGAAAAGCGCGCTAGCCGACCGTGAGGACCAGTGCGCCGCTGTACGTGCTGCCGGCCGTGAGGGCCGTGGCGGTGCCGTCGACGGTCAGGGTGACGGACTTGCCGCGGGGGGCGGTGACGGAGGCGTCGGAGGCGAGGACGAGCTTGGTGAGGTGGGAGGTGCCGGTGACCTTCCAGGAGGAGCCGGTGCCGAGGGTGACGATGACGCCGTTGTTGACGGCCGCCTGGGCGGTGTTGGTGACCTCGCCGAGCTGCCGGTACTCGGCAGAGGTGATGGTGCTGACGGCGTGCACGGCGGAGGTCGCGGAGATCACGCCTTCGACGCGGGAGCCGTCGAAGGTCAGGACCAGGTTCTTGGCCTTGCGCATCGCGTTGTAGAAGTCGCCCTTGAGGGCGATGTCGGTGAAGGTGGCGGCCGCGTCGGCGGTGTGGACGGCGGTGACGTCGAAGCTGCTGGTCTTGGTGGCGGCGCCCGTCGGCTCGGTGTAGACGCCCGCGTTGAGGAGCACGCCGTCGACCATCACCGGTCCGGGGTCGTCGTCCTCCATGACCTGCAGGATGATCCCGTTGCGCGGGTTGAGCTTCGCGCCCTCGGAGCCGTCGACGGTGATCGTGACCTGCTGGCCCTTGTCCAGGAAGGTGGACTTCTCGGAGTTGACGACCGTGCCGCCGCTGATGTCCACCGAGCCGGCGCCGTGCCACATGAAGCCCCAGCGGCGGGAGTTGATGACCGTGGGGCGCACGGGTATCGCGGCCAGCTCGCGGGCGGTCAGGCCCAGCTCCAGGTCCTCGTTGAGCTGGGCGACGGCGGCGCGGGTGCTGTCGCCGTAGTAGATGGCGCCGCCGCGGTTGATGGCCGCGTACGTGGCGACCTCCAGCCGCGAGCCGAGGATGCGCTCGGTGGCGTTGCCGATGGCGTAGGTGCCGTAGCCGTCGATGCCGGTGTTGCCGAACTCGCAGTTGATGGCGGTGAGCTGGGTGTTGGAGCCGTTGTCGACGGACAGGGCGCCCCAGGCCTCGGAGAAGACCGAGGAGTTGATGTAGGTGGCCTTGGTGGCGGTGCCGAGGAGGTTGGTGGCGCGTACGTTGCCCGAGATGCCGAGCATCCAGGGCGCGTCCTCCATGTAGGGGGTGTTGACGGTGGACTGGTAGTCGTCGGGCAGGACGCCGTTCTTGGTCAGGATCCTGGAGTCCTTGACGATGACGTTGCTGCCGCCGTCGGCGATGACGGCGGTGCGGACCACGCCCTCGGTGTCGATGTCGGCGCCCTCGACCACCAGGGTGGTGTCGGTGCCCGTACCGAGCACGGCCGCGCCGTAGCCGACGAAGTCCGAGCGGCCGTTGCCGGTGAAGCGGATCCGGGGCCGCTGGAGGGTGTAGCTGCCCGCCGCGAAGACGCCGTTGTAGGCCTCGCCGGTCGAGGAGATGCGTACGTCCTTGGCATAGGCGTCGGTGAGGCGGCCGCCGACCACGCCGGCCAGGACGGAGGAGGCCTTGACCACGCCGTCGGCGTCCACGTGGATCGCCTGGCGGAAGGGGAAGACGAGCGTGTTGTAGGTGATGGCGTTGGCGGTGGCCACGGTGAGCACGATGTCGCCGCGGTAGGTGCCGGCCTGGATCGCGGTGTCGGTGCCGCCGGTCCCGACGATGGCCTCGCCGGTGTCCACGCCGTTGACGGTCATCGACAGGCTGTAGCCGTCCGGGACCGTGACGCTGCCGCCCTCGGCGATGGTGAGGACGTTCAGGCGGGTGGTCGCGGTGAGTTCGTAGGTCTCCCCGGCGCCGACCGAGATCTTCCTGACCGTCGTGGCTCCGGCGCCGGTGGCGAGCGCGGGAACCAGCAGGGCCCCGGTGGTGGCGGTTCCGGCGACCAGGATCGCGCGTCTGGTCATCTGCGGCATGCTCTGTCGTGCCATGAACAACTCCCTTGTCATCCATGCCTGGCCATGTGGGGATGGCCGGCCCTAGGTTCGCGTTCACGAGTCAAGCAACCTGAGGGAAACAAAGGGAAATGGTCAATCGCTATGCCAGCCATGGCCCGACCCGGTACTCAGCGGCCGCACAGGAAGCCGTGGTTCGGTGGTGCGGACTGTGCCCTTCGGTCACTCCGGAAGAACCCTTCCGTAACGGACGGTTGCGGGGTCCGGTGAACAGACGGACCCCGGATGTGATCAAATCGTTCAGATCCTGTTCGTAACGCGTCCGATTTATCTGGCGCTTCGGAGATCTTTCGTACAGGATCGGACGCTAAAGTTCCGTCTTGTTTCGTGCACGGGGCACCGCCCGACACCCGCTGAACGAGGAACCGATGACACAGATACCGGAGGCCCTGACCTGGTGCCTCGCGGCCGGCACCACGGCAGGGGCGGTCATGGCGCCGTTCCTGGTGCGCTCCAGGCGCCAGGTGGGCGCCCTGCGCCAGGACGCGGAGCAGGCCCGCGCCGAACTGGACGCGGCGGACCGGGAGAAGGAGCAGTTCGCCGCGCACGCGCAGGCGGTGGCCGACGAGACGCGGCATCTGGTCACCGGCCGCCTCCCCGGCATGGCGGAGCATCTCGCGCACCGCCATCTGCCGGTCCCCGGACCTCTGCACAGCGGCTTCGACGAGTCCGGGATCGGCCAGGACCACAACGCCGCCCTGGAGCTGCTCGCGGAGGTCGTGGAGGCGGAGCGGCAGCGGGTCGACGAGGCGGCGCAGGCCACCATGCGCGGCGCGACCACCGTCATGCAGGCGATGAGCTACCAACTGCAGTCGCAGATCGTCGAGATGCAGGAGCGGTACGACGACCCGCGCCTGGCCGAGGACCTGCTCACCCTGGACCAGCTCAACGAGCAGAACCTGCGCCGCATCCAGGCCACCGGCGTGCTGTGCGGGGCCTGGCCGGGGCTCAGCCGGGCGGACTCGCACCTCGGCGACATCGTCGTGGGCGCGCAGTCCCGGGTCCGCGGCTTCCACCGGATCCAGGTCACCAGCCAGCTCGCTGACGCGGTCGGCGTGGTCTCGCGTGCGGTGGAGCCGATCGCCATCACCGTCACCGAGCTGCTGGCCAACGCCGTGCACCACTCGCACGGCACGCTCGCGGTGGATGTGAGCCTGCATCAGACCACCTCGGGCGCGTGCATCGTCATCGACGACGCCGGGGTCGGCATGCACGCCGACGAGATCGAGTACGCGACCGCCATGATGTCCGGCCGGCTGCCGGTCCGGCTCACCGAGCTGGGCGACCCGCCGCGCTCCGGGTTCGCCGCCATCGGCCGGCTCACCCGGCAGTACGGCTTCGCGGTGTCCGTCGACAAGCCGGCCCCGTACGGCGGCGTACGGGCCGTGGTGTTCATCCCCGGCAATCTCCTCACCGTCATGGACGAGGAGGAGCAGCCGATGTCGGTGAGCGCCCCGCTGCCGCCCCGCGCCGCGGCCCCGGCGGCCCCGTCCGCGCCCGTGGCGCCCGCGGCGCCCGTCGCCGCGCCCGCGACCGCGCCCGGCCACGACGAGCTGCCGCGCCGCCGCAGGCGCAACCCCGTCTCCGCCACCGCCCCGGCCGCGCCGGAGCCCGAGCCGGAGCCCGCAGAGCACGCCCGTACGCCGGAGCAGACCGGCGCCACCTGGGCCTCGTTCCAGGCGGGCACCGCCTCGGGCCGGGCCGTGGTGGAGGACGCCGTACAGGCCGTACCGGACGTCCCGCAGACCGAGCCGACCCGCGAAGGGGACCGCGCATGACCACCGCCAAACGAAGCTCCGTCCAGCAGGACATGTCCTGGGTCCTGGAACCGCTGCTCGTGCTGCCGGGGGTGGTCCACGGGCTGGTGCTGTCCACCGACGGGATGGTGCAGGGCGCGTCGCCGGGCCTGACCCGGGAGGCGGGTGAGGGGGCGTCGGCGATGATGTCGGCGCTGCAGGGGGCCGCGCGGACGATGGGCGCGGCGCTGTCCGGGGACATCGACACCCAGGTCCGGCAGGTCGTCGTGGAGACGAGCAACGGCTTCGTCTTCGCGGTCCCGGCCGGGCAGAACACCGTGCTGGCGGTCTTCGCGGCGACCGGTGTCGACATGGGTGTGGTCACCCACCACATGCAGATCCAGGTCAACACCCTGGGCCGGAAAGTCATGACCACCGCTCCCCGCGACCACGGCTCAGCCCAGGCGTCATGACGGCGGGCCGAGGCGGAAGGCGACTCGTACCGTCCTACCTGGCCACCGGCGGCCGGGCCCGGCCCAGCCGGAACACCCTCGACCAGCTCTCCGTGATCAACGCGGCGAGCGGCGTCGTACCGGAGGGCCTGGACCCGCCGCAGCTCCGCCTGCTCGAACTCCTGGCAGGCGGCGCGCTGTCCCTCGCCGAGGCGGCCGCGTATCTGCGGCTGCCCGTCAGTGTCACCAAGGTGCTGGTGTCGGACCTCGTCGACGCCGGGCACCTGATCGCACGCGCTCCCATCCCGGCGGCCCAGACGCACGACCGGCAGATCCTAGAGAGGCTTCTCAGTGGACTACGCGCCATTCGATAAGCCGGCAGACAGCGACATCTACCTGACCGGAAGCCCGGACCAGCTCCTGGTGAAGATCCTGGTCACGGGCCCCTTCGGCGTCGGCAAGACCACCCTCATCCGGTCGCTGTCCGAGATCCGCCCGCTGCACACCGAGGAGGTGATGACCGAGGCCGGCGCCCTGGTCGACGATCTCGCGGGAGTGCGCGACAAGACCACCACGACCGTCGCCATCGACTTCGGCCGCCGCACCCTGCCCGGCGACATCGTGCTCTATCTGTACGGGACCCCCGGCCAGCGCCGCTTCCTGCCGCTGTGGGAGGACATCGCCCGGGGCGCCCTGGGCGCGCTGGTGCTGGCCGACACCCGGCGCCTGGCCGAGTCCTTCGGGGCCATCGACCTGATCGAGGAGGCCGGGCTGAGCTACGCGGTGGCCGTCAACGCCTTCCCGGACGCGCCCGAGTACACCCCCGAGGTGCTGCGCGACCATCTGGATCTCGCTCCGGAGACCCCGCTGGTGGTCTGCGACGTGCGCGACCCCGGCTCGGCCGTGGACGCCCTCATCACCCTCGCCTCCCATCTCATCGCCGAATCCTCCCTGGAAGCCACGCTGTGACTCCTGCCGTTCCCTCCGCCGGCACCGTGCCGCTGTACGGCCCGGACTTCGCCGCCGACCCGCACGGGGTCTACGCGCGGCTGCGCCAGTACGGACCGGTCGCCCCGGTGGAGATCTCCCCCGGTGTGCCCGCCCACCTGGTCACCGACTACCGCGCCGCGCTGGACCTGCTGCGCGACCCGGGCACCTGGTCCAAGGACCCGCGCGTGTGGCAGGAGACCCTGCCGCCGGACTGCCCGGTGCTGCCGATGATGCAGTGGCGGCCCAACGCGCTGTTCAACGACGGTGAGGCGCACACCCGCTACCGGCGGGTCATCTCCGACAGCTTCGCCCGCATCGAGCCGCACCTGCTGCGCGAGCGGGTCATCGGCGCCGCCGACTCCCTCATCCGGCTGTTCGCCGAGCGCGGCAGCGTGGACCTGGTCACCGAGTACACCCGGCCGCTGCCCCTGCTGCTGTTCAACGCCCTGTTCGGGCTGCCCGACGCCTACGGGGCCCGGCTGGTCTCCGCGCTGTCCAAGATGATGGAGGCCCGCAGCCCCGAGGAGGCCACCGAGGGCGGCGGCGAGTTCTACGGCTACGTGTCCGAACTGGTCGCCCTCAAGCTGGAGCAGCGCGGCGACGACCTGACCTCGTGGTTCCTGGACCACCCGGAGGGCCAGTCCCCGGAGGAGGTCCTCCAGCAGGTCTTCCTCACCCTCGGCGCGGGCAACGAGCCGACGGCCAACCTGATCTCCAACGCCCTGTCCCGGATGCTCTCCGACCAGCGCTACTACCACACGCTCACCGGCGGCGCCCTGACCGCGCGTGACGCCATCGAGGACGTGCTGCGCAGCGAGCCCCCGCTGG is part of the Streptomyces sp. NBC_01262 genome and harbors:
- a CDS encoding GNAT family N-acetyltransferase; the protein is MTLIVREFRGGDAEGVSGVVRAALPYMGANTPEVIAFNAANAPAGQRHRLYVAELDGRVVGCARTGLFHDSGAPGQSYVNVNVHPAERRRGVGATLLAAGEEYVAGLGATAVYVWALDDDGSVAFGERRGYRAGSSSAFQRLDLTAGLPARQPLPEGVQLRTAADFTADPRPLYEADAESIEDEPNDVPTDAPPYESWLANEWSRPELDRSLTTAVLVDGVVAALCTAHTDGGTRYYSAGTGTRRAYRGRGLAKLAKNDSLHRARAAGYTEAFTGNDLGNGPMLAVNKWFGYVPCATERRMVRELGR
- a CDS encoding DUF402 domain-containing protein, giving the protein MNATETADVLTPGSAVTVRLVKHPRPDVRYPATVVADDGTHAVVRAPWAGSASRDFGFVTFEQGDLFTEHYWRDRWYSVKEVRAADGALKGWYCDIARPAVVDGASASLTVADLDLDLWLSADRATVLRLDEDEFLDSGLDARDPAAARQARSALDELEELARRDAFGPLLNHASPEAF
- a CDS encoding class I SAM-dependent methyltransferase family protein produces the protein MDWSQWHDDYDLPDSNLARRLQAVRDQIRQALDACPPGPLRVVSVCAGQGRDLLGVLPEHPRREDVTARLVELDPRNAASARRAASAAGLRKVEVVVGDAALTGSYRGMVPADLVLMCGVFGNITDEDIERTVGHCAQLCAHGATLVWTRHRKAPDLAPRICEWLEARGFERQWLSDPGAGFGVGVHRFAGEPEPLEPSPGARMFTFVGYDELRRRRTG
- a CDS encoding ATP-binding protein — its product is MTQIPEALTWCLAAGTTAGAVMAPFLVRSRRQVGALRQDAEQARAELDAADREKEQFAAHAQAVADETRHLVTGRLPGMAEHLAHRHLPVPGPLHSGFDESGIGQDHNAALELLAEVVEAERQRVDEAAQATMRGATTVMQAMSYQLQSQIVEMQERYDDPRLAEDLLTLDQLNEQNLRRIQATGVLCGAWPGLSRADSHLGDIVVGAQSRVRGFHRIQVTSQLADAVGVVSRAVEPIAITVTELLANAVHHSHGTLAVDVSLHQTTSGACIVIDDAGVGMHADEIEYATAMMSGRLPVRLTELGDPPRSGFAAIGRLTRQYGFAVSVDKPAPYGGVRAVVFIPGNLLTVMDEEEQPMSVSAPLPPRAAAPAAPSAPVAPAAPVAAPATAPGHDELPRRRRRNPVSATAPAAPEPEPEPAEHARTPEQTGATWASFQAGTASGRAVVEDAVQAVPDVPQTEPTREGDRA
- a CDS encoding roadblock/LC7 domain-containing protein, which gives rise to MTTAKRSSVQQDMSWVLEPLLVLPGVVHGLVLSTDGMVQGASPGLTREAGEGASAMMSALQGAARTMGAALSGDIDTQVRQVVVETSNGFVFAVPAGQNTVLAVFAATGVDMGVVTHHMQIQVNTLGRKVMTTAPRDHGSAQAS
- a CDS encoding DUF742 domain-containing protein; this encodes MTAGRGGRRLVPSYLATGGRARPSRNTLDQLSVINAASGVVPEGLDPPQLRLLELLAGGALSLAEAAAYLRLPVSVTKVLVSDLVDAGHLIARAPIPAAQTHDRQILERLLSGLRAIR
- a CDS encoding GTP-binding protein, whose amino-acid sequence is MYLTGSPDQLLVKILVTGPFGVGKTTLIRSLSEIRPLHTEEVMTEAGALVDDLAGVRDKTTTTVAIDFGRRTLPGDIVLYLYGTPGQRRFLPLWEDIARGALGALVLADTRRLAESFGAIDLIEEAGLSYAVAVNAFPDAPEYTPEVLRDHLDLAPETPLVVCDVRDPGSAVDALITLASHLIAESSLEATL
- a CDS encoding cytochrome P450; amino-acid sequence: MTPAVPSAGTVPLYGPDFAADPHGVYARLRQYGPVAPVEISPGVPAHLVTDYRAALDLLRDPGTWSKDPRVWQETLPPDCPVLPMMQWRPNALFNDGEAHTRYRRVISDSFARIEPHLLRERVIGAADSLIRLFAERGSVDLVTEYTRPLPLLLFNALFGLPDAYGARLVSALSKMMEARSPEEATEGGGEFYGYVSELVALKLEQRGDDLTSWFLDHPEGQSPEEVLQQVFLTLGAGNEPTANLISNALSRMLSDQRYYHTLTGGALTARDAIEDVLRSEPPLANYSAHFPRHDVRFHGTWIKANELVMVSYSAANTGPDGLPPGPRTDGGAHLAWAAGPHACPVKNPALLIAVTAVERLTSFLSDLELTVPREELAWRPGPFHRALTGLPARFSPITPDQAGATPWNSSPSSSTPQAPTSPVRPLSSAR